A section of the Vibrio vulnificus CMCP6 genome encodes:
- a CDS encoding DNA polymerase II: MTITHGFVLTRHARDRFSGTQIELWLSTEDGPHQLLIDGEKPVFFIDDTQREDAQRLASEHHPDVKVEFKPLPLKDFSHTPMAACYCQTNRDAYTLSSLLTQHDITVLESDIRLADRYLMERFIRGSLAFTGTFKTQNAHVQVTNAKCRQGDYTPTLKMVSLDLECSEKGILYSIGLDSPMDSRVIMIGEPEAADTPIQWVQDEKQLLLALIAWFEQFDPDVIVGWNVIDFDFRLLQKRAEWHQLKLTLGRGNQTSYFRSSSQSQQAFITIPGRVVLDGIDTLKTATYHFRSWSLESVSRELLGEGKAIHNVHDRMAEINHMFRHDKPSLAKYNLQDCVLVNRIFAHTHLLEYVIERSKLTGVELDRVGGSVAAFTNLYLPQLHRAGYIAPNLQPENWVASPGGYVMDSLPGLYDSVLVLDFKSLYPSIIRSFLIDPLGLVEGLKLESGKAPHQAVPGFRGGQFHRTKHFLPEMIETLWHARDVAKRNNDKAFSQAIKIIMNSFYGVLGSSGCRFFDTRLASSITMRGHEIMKQTKLLIEQQGYQVIYGDTDSTFVSLNGRFEQPEADAIGRQLVSLINQWWKQHLEQEFNLNSILELEYETHYRKFLMPTIRGAETGSKKRYAGLIQQGSEERIVFKGLESARTDWTPLAQRFQHQLYMMIFHDQDPTDYVREMVEQTRAGAFDDELVYQKRLRRKLSDYQKNVPPQVRAARMADEINARLGRPLQYQNRARIEYLITLNGPEPKEYQSSAIDYQHYVDKQLKPVADAILPFIGKDFSQLADAQLGLF, encoded by the coding sequence TTGACCATCACTCACGGTTTTGTCTTAACTCGACATGCACGCGATCGCTTTTCAGGCACTCAAATTGAACTGTGGCTCTCGACAGAAGATGGGCCGCACCAATTGCTTATTGATGGCGAAAAACCGGTGTTTTTCATCGATGATACTCAGCGTGAAGATGCCCAACGCTTAGCAAGTGAACACCATCCCGATGTTAAAGTGGAATTCAAACCTCTTCCATTGAAAGACTTCTCACACACCCCTATGGCAGCGTGTTACTGTCAAACCAATCGAGATGCTTATACCCTCTCATCATTACTTACTCAACACGACATTACGGTGTTGGAGTCAGACATTCGCCTTGCCGATCGCTACTTAATGGAACGCTTTATCCGCGGATCTTTGGCGTTTACTGGTACTTTTAAAACGCAAAATGCCCATGTTCAAGTCACCAATGCCAAGTGTCGGCAAGGGGATTACACGCCAACGCTTAAAATGGTTTCACTCGATTTAGAGTGTTCAGAAAAAGGGATTCTTTATTCCATCGGTTTAGATAGCCCGATGGATAGCCGAGTGATCATGATTGGTGAGCCCGAAGCGGCCGACACACCCATTCAGTGGGTCCAAGATGAAAAACAATTACTGCTTGCTTTGATTGCTTGGTTTGAGCAATTTGACCCAGATGTTATCGTCGGCTGGAATGTCATTGATTTTGACTTTCGATTACTGCAAAAGCGCGCAGAGTGGCATCAGTTGAAACTGACTCTCGGCCGAGGCAACCAAACTAGCTATTTCCGCTCATCGAGCCAAAGCCAACAGGCATTTATTACCATTCCCGGCCGCGTTGTCCTAGATGGCATTGATACCTTAAAAACCGCCACCTACCACTTTCGTTCTTGGTCGTTGGAGTCGGTTTCACGAGAACTATTGGGCGAAGGTAAAGCGATTCACAATGTGCACGATCGCATGGCCGAAATTAATCACATGTTTCGCCACGACAAGCCTTCCCTCGCGAAATACAACTTACAAGATTGCGTCTTGGTCAATCGTATTTTCGCTCACACTCATCTGCTCGAGTACGTGATTGAACGGTCTAAATTAACGGGCGTCGAACTGGATCGTGTCGGGGGCTCTGTGGCGGCCTTTACCAACCTCTACCTACCGCAATTGCATCGCGCAGGTTACATTGCGCCCAATTTACAGCCTGAGAATTGGGTTGCGAGCCCTGGTGGTTACGTTATGGACTCGCTGCCCGGACTTTACGATTCTGTTTTAGTGCTCGATTTTAAGAGTCTTTATCCATCGATTATTCGATCGTTTCTGATCGACCCACTTGGGTTAGTTGAAGGGCTTAAATTAGAAAGTGGCAAAGCGCCACACCAAGCCGTTCCGGGCTTTCGTGGTGGCCAGTTTCATCGCACTAAGCACTTTCTGCCCGAGATGATCGAGACATTGTGGCATGCTCGAGATGTCGCGAAACGCAACAACGACAAAGCCTTCTCTCAAGCAATTAAGATCATCATGAACTCATTTTATGGGGTACTTGGCTCATCGGGCTGCCGTTTTTTTGATACTCGGTTGGCCTCAAGCATCACGATGCGCGGGCATGAGATCATGAAGCAGACAAAATTGCTGATTGAACAGCAGGGCTATCAAGTCATTTATGGTGACACGGACTCAACCTTTGTTTCGCTCAATGGTCGTTTCGAGCAGCCAGAAGCCGATGCAATTGGTCGCCAATTGGTTAGCCTGATTAACCAATGGTGGAAGCAACATCTTGAGCAAGAGTTCAATTTAAACTCCATCCTTGAACTTGAATACGAAACCCACTATCGCAAATTTTTGATGCCAACCATCCGTGGCGCCGAAACAGGCTCGAAGAAACGGTATGCAGGATTGATTCAACAAGGCAGCGAAGAGAGAATCGTATTTAAAGGCTTAGAAAGTGCGAGAACGGACTGGACGCCATTGGCACAACGTTTCCAGCACCAACTCTATATGATGATCTTTCACGACCAAGATCCGACTGACTATGTGCGTGAGATGGTTGAACAAACTCGAGCGGGGGCATTTGATGATGAGCTGGTCTATCAAAAACGCTTACGCAGAAAACTCAGTGACTATCAGAAAAACGTTCCGCCTCAAGTTCGGGCGGCAAGAATGGCCGACGAAATCAATGCGCGCTTAGGGCGACCACTTCAATATCAAAATCGAGCACGTATTGAGTATCTCATTACGCTCAATGGGCCAGAACCCAAGGAATACCAATCCAGCGCGATCGATTACCAACATTATGTCGATAAACAGCTCAAACCGGTTGCCGATGCCATTCTACCTTTTATTGGTAAAGACTTTAGCCAGTTAGCCGATGCGCAATTAGGTCTTTTCTAA
- the pgsA gene encoding CDP-diacylglycerol--glycerol-3-phosphate 3-phosphatidyltransferase, with product MRLNIPNILSLMRLFLIPVFVVAFYLPYSWAPFAAAMVFWVAGFTDWLDGMLARKLGQTSRFGAFIDPVADKVLVATALILITEHYHSIWVTIPAVTMIAREIIISALREWMAEIGKRASVAVSWVGKVKTMTQMFALWVLIWRYDDWMVWLGFGALYIATFLTYWSMVQYLMAAKDDLLNEEHH from the coding sequence ATGCGTTTGAACATCCCCAACATATTGTCACTAATGAGATTATTTCTCATCCCAGTGTTTGTCGTTGCGTTTTATCTTCCCTATTCATGGGCTCCTTTTGCTGCGGCAATGGTGTTTTGGGTTGCCGGTTTTACCGATTGGCTCGATGGGATGTTAGCAAGAAAACTGGGTCAAACGTCTCGTTTCGGTGCGTTTATCGATCCAGTGGCGGATAAAGTACTAGTGGCAACCGCCTTGATTTTGATTACAGAACATTACCATTCCATTTGGGTAACGATTCCAGCCGTGACCATGATCGCAAGGGAAATCATTATTTCAGCACTGCGTGAGTGGATGGCAGAGATCGGCAAACGAGCGAGCGTTGCTGTCTCTTGGGTCGGTAAAGTAAAAACCATGACTCAAATGTTTGCGCTATGGGTATTAATTTGGCGTTATGACGATTGGATGGTTTGGTTAGGTTTCGGCGCATTGTACATTGCCACATTCCTTACTTACTGGTCGATGGTGCAGTACTTGATGGCTGCGAAAGATGACTTGTTGAATGAAGAACATCACTAA
- a CDS encoding nucleotidyltransferase domain-containing protein — MTLPVIDPKQPFQAKFEPVIKDVLMCLKSGLGDNLHSVYVYGSVARKTAQEGKSNLDIVVVTHRPFTEQRATVFNTLKWRVQKSFPQVTGVAVKTAEVRDIASLDSLFTWGFMLKHCCVCVYGSDLAECFGEYVPSWEIAKHWNMDVEDWLAVYRNKIARATSVEQQIEPQKVIAKKLLRASYSLVMYKDQRWYDDPLECGRQFLQYHPEKEVEIRRLTILLAGQAIPKRSVIGLLDGFGEWLVKQYQKTEFKIG, encoded by the coding sequence ATGACTCTACCTGTTATCGATCCCAAACAACCTTTCCAAGCGAAATTTGAGCCCGTTATCAAAGATGTATTGATGTGCCTAAAAAGTGGCTTGGGAGACAACCTCCACAGCGTCTATGTTTATGGCAGTGTCGCAAGGAAAACGGCGCAGGAAGGCAAGTCGAATCTCGATATTGTTGTGGTTACCCATCGTCCATTTACCGAGCAAAGAGCCACGGTATTTAACACGTTGAAATGGCGCGTGCAAAAAAGTTTTCCCCAAGTGACCGGAGTGGCGGTAAAAACGGCGGAAGTACGAGACATTGCTTCTTTAGACAGTCTTTTTACTTGGGGCTTTATGCTCAAACACTGCTGTGTCTGTGTGTATGGTAGTGATCTTGCGGAGTGTTTTGGTGAATATGTTCCTAGTTGGGAAATCGCTAAGCATTGGAATATGGATGTCGAGGATTGGCTTGCGGTATATCGCAACAAAATTGCTCGCGCGACTTCCGTTGAGCAACAAATTGAACCGCAAAAGGTCATCGCTAAAAAACTTTTGCGGGCAAGCTATTCATTGGTGATGTACAAAGATCAGCGTTGGTACGACGACCCATTAGAGTGTGGCCGCCAATTCCTTCAATACCATCCAGAAAAAGAAGTCGAGATTCGTCGTCTAACGATATTGTTGGCGGGTCAAGCCATTCCCAAACGTTCGGTTATAGGGCTATTGGATGGGTTTGGTGAGTGGCTAGTGAAGCAATATCAAAAAACGGAATTTAAAATCGGCTAA
- the uvrY gene encoding UvrY/SirA/GacA family response regulator transcription factor, giving the protein MINVFLVDDHELVRTGIRRIIEDVRGMNVAGEADSGENAVKWCRSNHADVVLMDMNMPGIGGLEATKKILRVNPDVKIIVLTVHTENPFPTKVMQAGASGYLTKGAGPDEMVNAIRIVHSGQRYISPEIAQQMALSQFSPASENPFKDLSERELQIMMMITKGQKVTDISEQLNLSPKTVNSYRYRLFSKLSINGDVELTHLAIRHGMLDTETL; this is encoded by the coding sequence TTGATCAATGTTTTCCTTGTAGATGATCACGAGCTGGTTCGCACAGGGATACGACGTATTATTGAAGACGTCCGTGGAATGAACGTAGCAGGAGAAGCTGATAGCGGTGAAAATGCGGTAAAATGGTGTCGTAGCAATCATGCAGACGTCGTTTTAATGGATATGAACATGCCTGGTATTGGCGGCTTGGAAGCTACCAAGAAAATTTTGCGTGTTAATCCAGATGTAAAAATCATCGTCTTAACTGTTCATACGGAAAATCCGTTTCCAACTAAAGTGATGCAAGCGGGGGCTTCTGGTTATTTGACCAAAGGCGCTGGCCCAGATGAAATGGTGAATGCAATTCGTATTGTCCATAGTGGGCAACGTTATATTTCACCAGAAATTGCGCAGCAAATGGCGTTAAGCCAGTTTTCGCCTGCGTCCGAAAACCCTTTCAAGGATCTGTCTGAGCGTGAGCTTCAGATCATGATGATGATCACGAAAGGTCAGAAAGTGACAGATATTTCTGAGCAGTTAAATCTCAGTCCTAAAACTGTCAACAGCTATCGTTATCGTTTGTTTAGCAAGCTATCGATTAATGGTGACGTAGAGTTGACCCATTTGGCGATTCGCCACGGAATGTTAGATACCGAGACTCTCTAG
- a CDS encoding HI1450 family dsDNA-mimic protein — protein sequence MADLISYDDAIDAAYDIFLEMAPDNLEPVDVILFTAQFDDRGAAELVDISDDWAGHVGFDVDKEIYAEVRIGLVNEENDVLDDVFARMLISRDPDQKFCHILWKRD from the coding sequence ATGGCAGATTTAATCTCTTACGATGATGCGATAGACGCGGCTTACGACATTTTTCTCGAAATGGCGCCTGATAACCTAGAGCCAGTCGATGTCATTCTGTTTACTGCACAATTTGATGATCGTGGCGCTGCTGAGCTGGTTGATATCAGCGATGATTGGGCTGGTCACGTTGGCTTTGACGTTGACAAAGAGATCTACGCAGAAGTACGCATTGGTCTCGTTAATGAAGAAAATGATGTCCTAGACGATGTGTTTGCTCGCATGCTGATTAGCCGCGATCCAGACCAAAAGTTCTGTCACATTCTCTGGAAACGAGATTAA
- a CDS encoding PTS sugar transporter subunit IIC/EAL domain-containing protein — translation MEKQASLSWTVVGINLKKVSKRLAPSLQAIREGMIWLIPCLMLSAFALFFASMGEFVGGGRSGWINALYDVHNAIAAFFPYLMTATISYVLAMQWKLARPPMALLSIIFLLIVGHVVPADDTLKMFHIVIAIVTPLYAIPILAHLLHVPQLRITNSDSGGKLVKESLNLVLPALLTAFIVVVINYLIFSMISFGDGLKLVQLDYANEPYEFGITFAAMNSLLWFLGVHGYYALLPLVELLQQASSLNYSTFVAGGEGHYAMNLSMMGTFVFIGGSGATLSLVIAMLLFAKQKSLKLIAIASIPIGLINVNEILLFGLPIILNPRMFLPFFLTPAVHVVTTLLAIEVGVINVPSASVPFNAPIIINAWLATSGDWGGVLLQLFNIAVGVVIYYPSVRNLNRLYSNREIKIDFLDTVYVRRREEADTLKDDPIATANDRARRAQEVEQRLEHIGSKEFCLEYQPQVSHQTGRVVGCEALIRAIEPDGTLVYPGTFLPWLEEAGLMKDVDLWVLKTVAKDIQEWNRIGLYVPVSINLTPAFLADQECMDKLEYILAPVASQVHIEITEETLLVDEQVLARSFNLLHQLGVAVYIDDFGTGFSSLSYLNRFEVDAIKVDRSFVLALDNEKGKKVFMSLLSVAEQLGLEVVIEGVESQQQLNHIPAKEHISIQGWYYSRSLQHNSFIQYCINANRLTPVVEVD, via the coding sequence ATGGAAAAGCAGGCAAGCTTATCGTGGACGGTCGTTGGCATCAATTTGAAGAAGGTGAGCAAACGACTCGCCCCATCATTGCAGGCAATTCGCGAAGGGATGATTTGGCTGATTCCCTGTTTGATGTTATCGGCTTTTGCGCTGTTCTTTGCCAGTATGGGGGAGTTTGTTGGCGGTGGTCGAAGTGGCTGGATCAATGCACTGTATGATGTGCATAACGCGATTGCGGCGTTTTTTCCCTATCTTATGACGGCGACCATCTCTTATGTGCTGGCGATGCAATGGAAATTAGCTCGCCCACCGATGGCCCTACTTTCGATTATTTTTCTCCTTATTGTTGGTCATGTCGTACCCGCTGATGACACGTTGAAAATGTTTCACATCGTCATTGCGATTGTGACGCCGCTGTACGCGATTCCTATCTTGGCGCATTTGCTGCACGTGCCTCAATTGCGCATCACCAACTCCGACAGTGGAGGTAAGCTGGTCAAAGAATCGTTGAATCTTGTTTTACCCGCACTGCTAACTGCGTTTATTGTCGTGGTGATTAATTACTTAATATTCAGCATGATCAGCTTTGGTGATGGGTTGAAATTAGTACAACTCGATTATGCCAATGAGCCGTATGAGTTTGGTATCACCTTTGCCGCGATGAACTCGTTGTTATGGTTCCTCGGTGTTCACGGTTACTACGCACTGTTGCCACTGGTTGAGCTGTTACAGCAAGCAAGTTCGTTGAACTATTCCACCTTTGTCGCCGGAGGTGAAGGACATTATGCGATGAACCTTTCCATGATGGGGACCTTTGTCTTCATTGGAGGGAGCGGAGCAACACTGTCATTAGTCATCGCCATGTTATTGTTTGCGAAGCAGAAAAGTCTCAAATTAATAGCGATCGCCTCTATCCCTATTGGCTTAATTAACGTCAATGAAATTTTGCTGTTTGGTCTGCCCATTATTTTGAATCCACGTATGTTTTTACCGTTTTTTTTAACACCGGCGGTGCACGTGGTGACGACCTTGCTTGCGATTGAAGTCGGTGTTATCAACGTGCCAAGCGCAAGTGTGCCTTTTAATGCGCCAATTATTATTAACGCGTGGTTAGCAACATCTGGTGACTGGGGTGGGGTGCTGCTGCAACTCTTTAACATTGCCGTTGGTGTGGTGATCTACTATCCATCGGTGAGAAACCTCAATCGGTTGTACAGCAATCGCGAAATCAAAATTGATTTTCTTGATACGGTGTACGTGAGACGCAGAGAAGAAGCGGACACATTAAAAGATGACCCCATTGCGACTGCAAATGATCGCGCTCGCCGTGCTCAGGAAGTTGAACAACGATTAGAGCACATTGGTAGCAAAGAGTTTTGCCTGGAATATCAACCGCAAGTTTCTCATCAAACCGGCCGTGTGGTTGGTTGTGAAGCGTTAATTCGAGCTATCGAACCCGATGGCACGCTGGTGTATCCCGGTACGTTCTTGCCATGGCTCGAAGAAGCGGGCTTGATGAAAGATGTGGATCTTTGGGTGCTGAAAACGGTCGCAAAAGACATTCAAGAGTGGAACCGCATTGGCTTGTATGTGCCTGTTAGCATCAACCTTACCCCTGCTTTTCTTGCTGACCAAGAGTGTATGGATAAACTGGAATACATTTTGGCTCCTGTCGCGTCACAAGTACACATTGAAATCACCGAAGAGACGTTGCTGGTGGATGAGCAGGTACTGGCGCGTTCTTTTAACCTGCTACATCAATTGGGCGTAGCGGTGTATATTGATGACTTTGGGACGGGTTTCTCCTCGTTGTCTTACCTCAATCGATTTGAAGTCGACGCGATTAAAGTCGATCGTTCCTTTGTTTTGGCACTTGATAACGAGAAAGGAAAAAAAGTGTTCATGAGCCTTCTTTCTGTGGCCGAGCAACTGGGACTAGAAGTGGTTATTGAAGGGGTTGAATCGCAACAGCAATTGAACCACATTCCCGCGAAAGAGCACATCTCGATACAGGGCTGGTATTACAGCCGTTCATTGCAACACAACTCATTTATCCAATACTGCATCAACGCCAACCGACTCACTCCAGTCGTGGAAGTGGATTAG
- the efpL gene encoding elongation factor P-like protein EfpL, whose translation MPKASEIKKGFAIESNGKTLLVKDIEVTTPGGRGGSKIYKMRCTDLATGARVEERYKSDDVVETVEMNKKAVSFSYVDGDDYIFMDNADYSQYVFKHADVEDDLLFINEDTQGIHVILVNGESVGLELPSSVELVIEETDPSIKGASASARTKPARLSTGLVVQVPEYIATGDRVIINTAERKYMSRA comes from the coding sequence ATGCCAAAGGCAAGTGAAATTAAAAAAGGTTTTGCAATTGAATCTAACGGCAAAACCCTTCTGGTTAAAGACATCGAAGTAACAACTCCAGGTGGCCGTGGTGGTTCTAAGATCTACAAAATGCGTTGTACCGATCTAGCAACTGGCGCTCGCGTCGAAGAGCGTTACAAATCTGATGACGTGGTAGAAACGGTGGAAATGAACAAAAAAGCTGTGTCATTTTCTTACGTCGACGGCGATGACTACATCTTCATGGATAACGCAGACTACTCTCAATACGTTTTCAAACACGCTGACGTTGAAGATGATCTGTTGTTCATCAACGAAGATACTCAAGGTATCCACGTTATCCTAGTTAACGGTGAATCCGTAGGCCTAGAGCTTCCTTCATCTGTTGAACTTGTGATTGAAGAGACCGATCCATCAATCAAAGGCGCTTCTGCATCTGCTCGTACTAAACCTGCTCGCCTATCAACTGGCTTAGTAGTACAAGTACCTGAGTACATTGCAACAGGTGATCGCGTGATCATCAACACGGCAGAACGTAAGTACATGAGCCGAGCGTAA
- the uvrC gene encoding excinuclease ABC subunit UvrC, whose amino-acid sequence MTQIFDSVSFLKTVTHQPGVYRMYNAEAVVIYVGKAKDLKKRLSSYFRKKVDSEKTKALVSNIAKIDVTVTHTETEALILEHNYIKQYLPKYNVLLRDDKSYPYIFLSAHRHPRVSLHRGAKKRKGEYFGPYPDSGAVRETLHLIQKIFPVRQCEDTVYANRTRPCLMYQIGRCAGPCVSSVISDVDYAELVGYLRLFLQGKDNQVLELLVQKMEIASQQLKFEDAAKFRDQIQAIRRVQEQQYVSEDSQEDMDVLGFAQENGIACIHILMIRQGKVLGSRSHFPKIPQNTNAQEVFDSFLTQYYLSHNEARTIPSRIILNQELAADVEAIQLALSDVAGRKVQFHTSPSGSRGRYLKLSNTNALTAMTTKINHKMTINQRFKALRDVLAMDSIARMECFDISHTMGESTIASCVVFNSEGPVKQEYRRYNITGITGGDDYAAMGQALERRYAKQLDVEKIPDIIFIDGGKGQLNRAHEIIVQYWGDWPKRPVMIGIAKGVTRKPGLETLITVDGDEFHLPSDDPALHLIQHIRDESHNHAIAGHRAKRGKTRKTSALEGIEGVGPKRRQALLKYTGGLQELKRASVEEIAKVPGISHSLAEIIYQALKQ is encoded by the coding sequence GTGACTCAAATTTTTGATTCGGTATCTTTCCTCAAGACAGTAACTCATCAGCCTGGCGTTTATCGTATGTATAACGCCGAGGCTGTTGTTATTTATGTCGGTAAAGCCAAAGATCTCAAAAAACGCCTCTCAAGCTATTTCCGCAAAAAAGTTGACAGCGAAAAAACCAAAGCATTGGTGAGTAATATTGCCAAAATTGATGTGACCGTGACGCACACCGAAACGGAAGCGCTGATTCTTGAGCATAATTACATTAAGCAATATTTGCCGAAGTATAATGTCCTGCTGCGAGACGATAAGTCTTATCCCTATATTTTCCTTAGTGCCCATCGCCATCCTAGGGTCTCTCTGCATCGTGGTGCTAAGAAGAGAAAAGGCGAGTATTTCGGACCTTATCCGGACTCAGGTGCAGTACGTGAAACCTTGCACTTGATCCAGAAAATTTTCCCGGTGAGACAGTGTGAAGACACCGTTTATGCTAACCGAACGCGTCCTTGTTTGATGTACCAGATTGGTCGCTGTGCGGGCCCTTGTGTCAGCAGTGTCATTTCTGATGTCGACTATGCAGAGCTGGTGGGTTACTTACGTCTATTTTTACAAGGTAAAGATAACCAAGTTCTAGAGCTCCTAGTGCAAAAAATGGAGATTGCGAGCCAGCAACTTAAGTTTGAGGATGCGGCAAAATTTCGTGATCAGATCCAAGCGATTCGTCGTGTTCAGGAACAACAATATGTTTCGGAAGATAGCCAAGAAGATATGGATGTGCTCGGTTTTGCACAAGAAAATGGCATTGCATGCATCCATATCTTGATGATTCGCCAAGGTAAGGTACTGGGAAGTCGCAGTCATTTTCCCAAGATTCCTCAAAACACCAATGCGCAAGAAGTGTTTGACAGCTTTTTGACGCAATACTATTTGAGCCACAACGAAGCTCGGACGATTCCATCGCGCATCATTCTAAATCAGGAACTGGCTGCGGATGTTGAGGCGATTCAGTTGGCTCTCAGTGATGTCGCTGGGCGGAAAGTACAATTTCATACCTCGCCATCAGGGTCACGTGGTCGTTACCTCAAATTGTCCAATACCAATGCGCTGACGGCAATGACGACCAAAATCAATCATAAGATGACGATTAATCAACGCTTTAAGGCGTTACGTGACGTTCTTGCGATGGACTCGATTGCTCGCATGGAGTGTTTCGATATTTCTCATACCATGGGTGAAAGCACGATTGCCTCATGCGTGGTGTTCAACAGTGAAGGTCCGGTAAAGCAAGAGTATCGTCGCTACAACATTACCGGAATCACTGGTGGTGACGACTATGCAGCCATGGGGCAAGCTTTAGAGCGTCGTTACGCCAAACAACTGGATGTCGAGAAAATTCCAGACATTATTTTTATTGATGGTGGTAAAGGGCAACTTAATCGAGCACACGAAATCATCGTGCAATACTGGGGAGATTGGCCGAAGCGACCCGTGATGATCGGTATCGCAAAAGGGGTCACTCGTAAACCAGGTTTGGAAACTTTGATTACGGTTGATGGCGATGAGTTTCATTTGCCAAGTGATGATCCGGCTCTACATTTAATCCAGCACATCCGTGATGAAAGCCACAATCATGCCATCGCAGGGCACAGAGCGAAGCGCGGAAAAACGCGTAAAACGAGTGCGTTAGAGGGCATTGAAGGCGTAGGGCCCAAACGCCGTCAGGCGCTGTTGAAATACACGGGAGGCTTACAAGAGCTCAAGCGTGCAAGTGTTGAAGAAATCGCCAAAGTGCCGGGCATCAGTCACTCTTTGGCAGAAATTATCTATCAAGCATTGAAACAATAG
- the rluB gene encoding 23S rRNA pseudouridine(2605) synthase RluB — MNEKLQKVLARAGHGSRRELEALIKSGRVSVNGIVAKLGERLEDEQAVVRIDGHVVSVKAQEEVICRVLAYYKPEGELCTRHDPEGRRTVFDRLPKIRGSRWISVGRLDANTSGLLLFTTDGELANRLMHPSRQVEREYLVRVFGEVNEHKVRNLVNGVELDDGLARFEDVVYTGGEGMNHTFYVVINEGRNREVRRLWESQDCTVSRLKRVRYGDIYLDKKLPRGGWMELELKDVNYLRELVELRPEKETMIELNNSSRKRDRARSQKIRRAVKRHEERVSTPKGRSNNAARRKPSKADGQTNKTNSRNQAGSRSKPQR; from the coding sequence ATGAACGAAAAATTACAGAAAGTTTTGGCACGAGCTGGTCATGGCTCACGTCGTGAATTGGAAGCATTAATCAAATCAGGACGTGTGAGTGTGAACGGTATCGTCGCGAAACTGGGCGAACGACTAGAAGATGAGCAAGCAGTAGTGCGCATCGATGGTCACGTTGTGTCCGTGAAAGCTCAGGAAGAGGTGATTTGCCGAGTGTTGGCATACTACAAACCTGAAGGTGAGCTCTGTACGCGTCACGACCCAGAAGGTCGCCGTACTGTTTTTGATCGTCTACCAAAAATCCGTGGCTCTCGCTGGATCTCTGTTGGTCGTCTTGATGCAAACACCTCTGGTTTGTTGCTTTTTACCACTGATGGTGAATTGGCAAATCGCCTAATGCACCCAAGTCGTCAAGTTGAACGTGAATACCTAGTTCGCGTGTTTGGCGAAGTGAATGAGCACAAGGTACGTAACCTCGTTAACGGCGTTGAGCTCGATGATGGTTTAGCTCGCTTTGAAGACGTGGTTTATACTGGCGGTGAAGGTATGAACCATACGTTTTACGTGGTGATCAATGAAGGTCGTAACCGTGAGGTTCGTCGTCTTTGGGAATCTCAGGATTGCACAGTAAGCCGCTTAAAACGTGTACGTTATGGTGACATTTATCTTGATAAGAAACTGCCACGTGGCGGTTGGATGGAGCTTGAGCTGAAAGACGTGAACTACCTACGCGAGTTGGTAGAGCTTCGTCCAGAGAAAGAGACCATGATTGAGTTGAATAACTCATCACGTAAGCGTGACCGTGCCCGTAGTCAGAAGATTCGCCGCGCGGTAAAACGTCATGAAGAGCGCGTGAGTACGCCAAAAGGTCGCAGCAACAATGCGGCACGACGCAAGCCAAGTAAGGCCGATGGTCAAACAAACAAAACCAATAGCCGCAACCAAGCGGGTAGCCGCTCTAAGCCACAGCGCTAA